Proteins co-encoded in one Quercus robur chromosome 8, dhQueRobu3.1, whole genome shotgun sequence genomic window:
- the LOC126695507 gene encoding uncharacterized protein LOC126695507 isoform X1, translated as MEKIQHSHVEVRGLKLHVAQIGSGDKVVVFLHGFPEIWYTWRHQLIAVANAGYRAIAIDFRGYGLSDQPPEPEKANFNDLVDDVVGLLDSLGINKAFLIGKDFGAFPAYMVAAVHPERVSGVITLGIPFMLPGPSAVQNQQLPQGFYITRWQEPGRAEADFGRFDAKAVVRNIYTLFSGSEVPVAAENQEIMDLFDPSAPLPPWFSKEDLSVYASLYEKSGFRFALQVPYRTLNVDCGITEPIVKAPTLLIMGEKDYVRKFPGIEDYIRSGAMKHVVPDLDIIFMPEGSHFVQEQLPDQVNEFIITFLGKHSA; from the exons ATGGAAAAGATCCAGCACAGTCATGTAGAAGTAAGAGGACTAAAGCTTCATGTCGCCCAGATTGGAAGTG GTGATAAGGTAGTGGTGTTCCTGCATGGATTTCCTGAAATATGGTATACATGGAGGCACCAATTGATTGCTGTTGCAAATGCTGGGTACCGAGCAATAGCCATTGATTTCAGGGGCTATGGACTGTCTGACCAGCCACCGGAGCCAGAGAAAGCAAATTTCAATGACCTTGTTGATGATGTTGTCGGCCTTCTTGACTCTCTGGGCATCAATAAG GCTTTTCTTATTGGCAAGGACTTTGGAGCTTTCCCAGCATACATGGTAGCAGCGGTCCATCCAGAAAGGGTGTCAGGCGTTATAACACTTGGTATTCCTTTCATGTTACCTGGTCCTTCTGCTGTCCAAAATCAACAACTTCCTCAAGGCTTCTACATAACTAGGTGGCAG GAGCCAGGGCGAGCAGAAGCTGACTTCGGCCGGTTTGATGCGAAAGCAGTAGTAAGGAACATCTACACTCTCTTCTCAGGAAGTGAGGTCCCAGTTGCAGCCGAGAATCAGGAAATCATGGACTTGTTTGACCCTTCTGCTCCTCTTCCACCATGGTTCTCCAAGGAAGATCTCTCAGTCTATGCTTCCTTATATGAGAAGTCTGGATTCCGTTTTGCATTGCAGGTTCCATACAG GACTTTAAATGTGGATTGTGGAATAACTGAGCCGATAGTCAAAGCTCCAACGCTGCTGATTATGGGGGAGAAGGATTATGTACGGAAATTCCCAGGGATCGAGGACTACATAAGGAGTGGAGCCATGAAGCATGTTGTACCAGATTTAGATATCATATTCATGCCTGAAGGGAGCCATTTTGTCCAAGAGCAACTTCCAGATCAG